A single Amphiura filiformis chromosome 8, Afil_fr2py, whole genome shotgun sequence DNA region contains:
- the LOC140158441 gene encoding low-density lipoprotein receptor-related protein 12-like yields the protein MMAFICLIKLVVLLSAIVDQGQTACSGNNVLCNSGECIYNGFQCDTEYDCQDQSDEQYCVVNTVDSCGGKINATSPTSGFISSPNYPSDYPTNATCTWIIQGPPDTKITLRSTDFDLQNPETRESTKICHDWLTTFEKKSGDLQDDAGEIYCGDHAIKRYQSTGNYLWIQFRSDGSRSNKGFNITYSTACSGNDILCNNGECVYYGFQCDTEYDCQDQSDEQNCVVNTVDSCGGKINATSPTSGFISSPNYPSDYPADTTCTWIISGLF from the exons atgatggcattCATATGTTTAATCAAGCTCGTCGTTCTATTGTCTGCAATTGTTGATCAAGGGCAAACAG CTTGCAGTGGCAATAACGTTTTATGCAACAGCGGTGAATGTATCTATAATGGGTTTCAATGTGACACCGAGTATGACTGCCAAGATCAATCGGACGAACAATATT GTGTTGTAAATACTGTTGATAGCTGTGGCGGTAAAATAAATGCAACATCACCTACATCAGGGTTTATCAGCTCACCGAATTACCCATCAGACTACCCAACGAACGCAACATGCACGTGGATAATACAGGGACCTCCAGACACCAAAATTACATTACGTTCCACCGATTTCGATTTGCAGAACCCAGAAACAAGAGAATCTACAAAAATTTGCCATGATTGGCTAACG ACCTTTGAGAAGAAATCGGGTGATCTGCAGGATGATGCCGGTGAGATTTATTGCGGTGATCATGCTATCAAACGATATCAGTCTACGGGAAACTACCTGTGGATACAATTTAGATCAGATGGATCAAGATCGAACAAAGGTTTTAATATTACGTACTCTACCG CTTGCAGTGGCAATGACATTTTATGCAACAACGGTGAATGTGTCTATTATGGGTTTCAGTGTGACACCGAATATGACTGCCAAGATCAATCGGACGAACAAAATT GTGTTGTAAATACTGTTGATAGCTGTGGCGGTAAAATAAATGCAACATCACCTACATCAGGGTTTATCAGCTCACCGAATTACCCATCAGACTACCCGGCGGATACAACATGCACGTGGATAATATCTGGACTATTCTAG